From Vitis vinifera cultivar Pinot Noir 40024 chromosome 5, ASM3070453v1, the proteins below share one genomic window:
- the LOC100261343 gene encoding transcription repressor OFP11, translating to MHRNENFHSSLVALGIEKKPSFCLAFIYRSFSTRTNFNLCLSKLKCFPTTLPSSPPSKHDHNRHPSSSSSSSISSTSSVLIKNFNSLYDLTSDSTSKSLTRTTDDFLSTSEDSVDSESPPDFATVFASQRFFFSSPGRSNSIFEASESPPESDSIVNGGVAVHTYSPNPYEDFRRSMQEMAEARELRDVAADWDYLHELLLCYLTLNPKHTHKFIIRAFADLIVCLMSSTASDGRRGSAGPQRHGASQWFA from the exons ATGCACAGAAATGAGAACTTCCACTCATCACTAGTGGCCTTAGGTATCGAAAAGAAGCCCTCTTTCTGTTTGGCCTTTATCTATAGATCTTTCTCTACTCGTACT AATTTCAACCTCTGTCTCTCAAAATTGAAATGCTTTCCCACGACTCTACCATCCTCTCCGCCTTCCAAACATGACCACAATCGTCATCCATCATCGTCATCGTCATCATCCATTTCTTCTACCTCGTCAGTCCTCATCAAGAACTTCAACTCCCTCTACGACCTCACTTCTGATTCCACCTCCAAATCGCTCACCCGCACGACCGACGACTTTTTATCCACCTCCGAGGATTCTGTTGACTCAGAATCACCTCCTGATTTCGCCACCGTCTTTGCCTCCCAACGCTTCTTCTTCTCATCCCCTGGCCGCTCGAACTCCATTTTCGAGGCCTCGGAGTCCCCGCCGGAGTCTGACTCAATTGTCAACGGAGGTGTCGCGGTTCATACTTACTCACCCAACCCGTACGAGGATTTCCGGCGATCAATGCAGGAGATGGCGGAAGCGAGAGAGTTGAGGGACGTGGCGGCTGATTGGGACTACTTGCATGAGCTGCTCCTCTGCTATCTCACACTCAACCCCAAACACACCCACAAGTTCATCATCCGCGCTTTCGCCGACCTTATCGTTTGCCTCATGTCCTCAACCGCCTCAGATGGCCGCCGGGGCTCAGCCGGCCCGCAAAGACACGGTGCTTCCCAGTGGTTCGcttaa